Below is a window of Leishmania infantum JPCM5 genome chromosome 2 DNA.
TTCCTGGTGACTCACGCCTGGCAGCATCCACGTTACTGCACCAACACACGTGTGGGCTGTCGTTGGACACCTTCTCCCACAGCAGCATTCCTCTAACGCAGGCTCCTCCTGCCACCGACTCGCCACCTTCCCATCTTTTACTGCCCACCCACCGCACCGTCTCCTGCATAAAAAATGACCAGCTCTCGCGCTACCAGCAACGCGAAGCTGGTGAAGCgccatcagcggcagcagtcgaACGCACTCGCCAGGTCCTCGGCGAACAAGTTCACGCTTAGGCAGAGCCAGTTCGAACGGCAgcgtgaggaggagcaagtgcgagcgcagcagcaggcggacGCGCCGTGGAGCACGAGCCGCGCAGTTGGGGATGGTCTCCTGTCACGAGGCGGCCACGAGCGGGGCGCCGGCGGCTACACTGCATCTGAGATGGAGGTGCGCGACACCCCCAACCCCTTCGCACGCGGTCGCAGTGCCCCTGCAAGCGAGACCTTCGCGACGACGACTCGGAGTGCCACCATGGGGCTCGAAAAGATGCAGgcgcgcaccacgcggacCACCCGCCGCATCGACCGCTTCAACCTGACCACCAGTGCCGACTcggaagcggcgccgtcaccatCCTCGCTCATGGGCGTGCGGCGGGTgcgagagggcgaggggcgTGAGGAGGGCGGCTTGGCGGCCCCGCCGGCCAAAGTGATGCGGGCGGAGCGCTTTCGCGAAATGATCTCGAACAGCAAAggccagcgcgcgcagctgcagcgcgagcgtgcGGAGCGTGACGCGACCACCGTGCAGCTCGATGCTGAGATCAACGACCTTCTCCACCTTCTGCCGAGGCGCAACAAAGtcaaggaggagcaggaggcgttCGCCCAGTCCGGCACACCGGAGGTTCGCGCCCTGCTCGATTCGTACCGGCGAAACCACCAGGCGAAGTGCCTCACGCTAAAGTCCTCCGGCGCCTTCGAGGTCCGCacgctggtggaggcggctCGCAGCACCACGACTCGATCGGCGCCCTCTGCGCAGACAGCGGGTCCGACGGCACCGTCGTTTCTGGACGCCGCAGATCGCGTGTTGCTGGCGCGCGTTcgagccggcgccgcgcgctcgTCGGAGGAGGACATAAACGAAGCCGCTTCCCCAGCGGGCGCTCGCGTCGGGGCGCCATCGATAACGCGGCAGGCTGCCGCTGACATCGCCGAGGCGCGCGCGATGGCGAGCcccggtggcggtggccgtcTGGCGAGCTGTGACGACTTCGACTTGATGATGCACACCTTTCGGATGGacccgcgccgcgcgcacgctgttGATCGCAcgctgacggaggaggaggaagtcgCCAAGTCTGTGCAGCAGACGCTGTTGAAGGAGGATCGGGAGCAGGTACCATCGCTGCACCTGCAGGAGCGCGACCAGACACAGCTGACACGAGGGGAGTGGGTCGCCCAGGGCGGTGATATTGCTTTCCACATGGACGACGATGCAGAGAACGCCGGGGCAGATGACGACAACGTAGATATCCCGTCTTCCTACgagggcgacagcgacgccggcgtcgacggtgACGAAGCTGCGGTTGTGGCGGAGTCTGAGCTggacgaggatgaggaggacgCCGCCGTGGAACGTGTCGGCGGCTCTGCCACACTCGATCGCCTTTTCGAGCAGCTGGAACGGGTGGCGACGCCTGAGACGGAGAACGCGACgtcacggccgcggcggctgcacacgctgctcgtgcagctgcaccgctaCGCTGCGCATCACGTCGTGGAGGTGACGAAGGCGTTTcggctcgtcctcgtcgaggcggagcgcagcTTTCTTCGAGGTACTCGTCGAGGTGGCATGCGCCGCTCCCTCCTCGTGTACCTCTACGCCATATCGAAGATCTTTCCGACGTCCGACTACCGTCACGCCGTGATGACGCCGTTCCTCTTGTTCCTGTGCTCAGCCCTGATGCAGATGAAGCTGGACTCGCTCGAAGCGGTGCACAGCTACCTGGTCCTCGCCACCCTTCTCCTGCACTGCCTCAAGGCGGGATCTGGACGGTTCTGCGCGGAGGTGGTAGTGGCACCTCTCAACGttctggcgctgcagctacCTCGTGTGGCACTCGAACCAGCGCGATACCAGGGCACAGTGCTGCCGATGCCCCTGCTGGAGCGCACCGAGCAGGCCCTGCTGGTCTCCTCCGCGTCCGCTGCCACGCTGTCAGAGAGCGATGACGCCACTTCGCAACGACCCCCGTACCAGGTGGGGCTGTTCGACACCACTCACTCACCAGAGCGCCTTCTGCTGTGCGCGTACCgcctgctggaggaggtgttCGACCTGCACCGCAGCATCCCAGCCTTCCCCGTCATGTGCGCCCGTCCCTTTTTAGCCCTggacgcgctgctgttgcggccgccgtcgtcgtcagcggcgtcggcgtggaCGCCGTCTGCGGCCGTGCGTCTCGCCCACGAGGTTCTCACGGTGAAGGTTAGGGACATGGCCAAGCACGTCGAGGCGCATCGTACACCACTTGCGATGCGCACGTTCCGGCCGCGGCCCCTGCGCCAGTTCGACCCGCTCCTCGCAGAACGCGAGGAGAACGCCGTGAAGAACGAAGTCCGCCTCCTGAAGCGCGACATCCGCGAAGACAAGAAGCGGCTAATACGCCACCTGACGGCCGAGGCGAccgtgcagcggcgggcgcaggagaagcggcacGCCATAgacgacgcgctgcgcgagaagCGTTACCACAACGTCATGAgtcagctgcagcaacaacagcactCGATGAACGTTGTGGATTCCTTAAAGGCACGCGCCAAGTCCAAGTCGCGCAAGGGCCTAAGCGGTGCGCCAACCACGTCCTCGTCCACGGAGGCAGACAAGGAATGACGGCGTCTGCTGACACTAAGCCTGTGCGCATGTTTCGGTAAGCAATAAGCCtgagcgcatgcgtgtgtgcatgtaaaggcgtgcgtgcgtgcgtgtgtgcatgtgtcttCGATTAAAGCGCGCTCCTGTTAAGCAAGTAACGAAGGAAGttagcgagagaggaggagggaggcgaccCGTGGCGCGATGGCGCGTCGGCCTCCCTTCAcggagaagggcggcagcggtgcggagGAGAGTAGAGGAGGGCGGGATAGCGACGAGGCCGTCGAGGAACGGCCGTGTGATGGACCACGCTTCTTGGGAAGCGGTCTGAGCTAACGCCACTCTCCGCTAAAGCGCGCAGACCGACCGTGGTGTTGCAGGTGGTCATCATCACTGCGACGGTGCGACCGGCGCACTCACGTATACACAGATGAAGACCCTCCATGACAGCATgcagtgcacgcgcgcaagcAGCGGTGGGTGTTCACACGGTTGTCGTACCTCTAACAGCGAGGATAGAGTGGTGCAGGCACACCTGTGCCGTCCACTCGGCAAGCGTCTTCATCGTGCATACACATgactgcccccctcccccaacagATACACAGCATGCGCCTACTTTCTTTGTTGCGAAGCACAGCTATCTCTACAtctgcacgcacacctgcCAGCCTCCGTCTCGCGACAGTGCATCACCCTCCTCTCATTTCGAGGCATCTGCCCATCTCCACTGTTCTGCTGCCCGCCTCCCCGCCACTCTTTCcacgcgcctgcgcagcggtTTCAGCCCGCCCGACCTTTCCTACGCGAGTAacccagcaccaccaccactgcagcCACACTCGCGTGCACAGATTTTCCCTGCGgtgccttctctctgtgtgctctCCAACATCCTAACCGTATCCGCGATGTCCGCCAAGACGGCCGCCGCTCCGTCGGAGCGCAGCTTCGTCGATCGGTTTTTGCGCAGTcatgccggcgccgccacagccgccggTATCCTCGAGATTGCCTTCTTCCATCCGTTCGACACGACGGCGAAGCGACTGATGGCAAACAAGGGCTCCATCATGCGCGGCTCCATGGGGGAGACGGCCGCCAACCTCAACATGATCGTCTTCAAAAagcacgccgacgccggcttCCTTCGAAAGGTTGTGTACCTCTACCCGGGCTCCCTGTACGCCACCGTGTACAAGGTCTTCCAGCGCGTCTACAAGTTCGCCGGACAGCCCCTCGTGCGCGACTTTCTCAGCTCCAACTACCGCGACGGCTTCAAGCGGTACTGTGGCGAGGCGCACAAGGTTATGGAGGACGCGACGGCCGGCTGCCTCATCGGCCTCGGCGAGGTCttcttgctgccgctggatCGGCTGAAGGTATTGAGCCAGACGAACGAGGCCGCCATGCGGAGCGGTCttctgccgcttctgcgccaGGAGGGCTTCCGCGGTATGTACGCGGGTACCGTGGTGACGATGTGCCGCAACGCCCCCGGCTCGTTCTGTCTATTTGGTGGCACAGCCTTCACGAAGGGGTACATCTTCGGCCTCAGCGACTACCGCCATGCGACTCTCTTCCAGAACATGTGCGCCTCCACTGTGGGCGCGtgcgtcgccatcgccatcTCTAACCCGATGGACGTCGTCAAGACtcgtgtgcagcagcagacggacGCCGAGCGTCGCAGCGGTAtgacgatggcgacggcgatgctgaaggaggagggcgtgctGTCCTTCTTCAAGGGCCTCACGCCGAAGATCATCGCCTCGGCGCCGAAGCTGATTTTTGCGTACACCATGACCGAGTACTTCTTCAAGGTGATGAACGACTCCAAGAAGCGTTGAGCACGCCCCCTTGCACGCAtggacgtgcgtgcgtggctgcatccttctcttccttctccgtcCTACCGTCCCCTCACACCGAGGAGAGCAGTGCCGTGTGCAGCGGCTTGTGCCCCTCCCACCATAGAATGAAGACAGCAGGGGCGGCCAAGAGGAACGTCCGAATACGCAATAATAACTGGAGCGCggctcgtgtgtgcgtgtgcgcgcccaTGATGGGGACATGGATGCGGTGCGACCATCGAGTTGTACCGATGTCATTCACAAGGGGGCTGAAGGCGCTCCGGCCTGACCAtctccccaccctcccccgccctccgTAGATCGCGTTGGACTGGCCGCCATTTCTGCCGGACGGGTGACGCTGCTATGACGATTCGTCTGCCAGTCACCAGAGCATGGACGAtgggcagggggagggaggcagccaAGGACTCTGCAGAGATACAGCGGtccctctccgccgctgTCTCGCGCCGACACGAGACAGCGGGGGTTGGCgggcgacgcagcgcaggaGAAGCATCTTCACACTGAGGAAAGAGGACGGCAGGCtacggctgctgcccttcccttccctcccccatcGCCTCTGCGTCCGCCTGATTCGACTCGCTCATTTTTCCGTTTCGGTCtcgtttttttcttcgtctgTGCTTGACGGCGATACCGGACGGTTGGGAGGCGAtgagggggcggggtggtTTAGCGGGGGTGTTGACGCAGCGGCCATGCAGGGCGATTGCTGATAAGGCACGGTGATGCGCACCGACGCGACCTgctcctctgtctctgccCTGACCCCTCTCTATCACGCCACGGAGTactccgccctctctcccttttaCAGGCATCTgagtgacacacacacacacgcacacgcgtgcaccgGCGCTTTAAGAAGTTTAACCCGAGCGGTGGACTGAATGCTTTCTTCATTCTctctgacacacacacacacacacacacgcacacgcacacgtgcataCGCACATACATCGGTGAAGACATGCCTTGGGCAAGGGAGACAGACGACCAACTCTCGCGCGCTCTTGCCCTTCCCTacctcctctgctgccgaggccagcaggtgcgtgtgcaccgGCCTCTGCGGAGACCATGATGCAAACGATACACGCGCAAGTCCATCATTATACCACACATTCCACTGAACCCCCACTCCATtccatctccctctctctcacgctgAAGGCAGCGTGCCAGACACGGAAAAGTATTGTGCATCCAGCTGTGGCCTCCATGGTGCAGAGGGGGCTCCGCTTCCGCTGAGTTTCGACGGGGCTGGCCCCGGAAAAGCAGCTGTGCATGGGCTTTTCGTGTATGGCGGAGCCTCGCGCGGCCTCACGTCCGTGGAGATCACCAAGAAGTAGACCACCTACGAATCGTAACTCATGAGCTTCGAAGACCggggagaaggcggaggtcCTGCTACCCGCGTGAAGATTGTGAGTGCGGATGGCTCCAATTATCATGATGCTGAGGAAGGGGGCGCCGGTGTCGGAGGAGTACATCCATCGCCTCGAGGGCCCCGCCCCCAGCGCCTGCCTCGAAGCGGTTCTCAACCGATTGGTGGAAGTCACCCGCGCCCGCTGCCGGGAGACGAAGCGGATGCGGACATGggacgcgctgcggcaggtgTGGGAGGGCATGGATATCGCCGCCTCTGAGGAGCTCCATTGCGGGCTGATAAACCCACGGAGGCGGACCCGCGGGCGCTCGTCCgcatcccctcctccgcgttCGACCGgtggcatgcacgcacggcgtcgccgcagggCGGATACAGCGTTTACCAGCTCACTCTCGAAGTGCCATCAAAGGCCGAGCGGATGGATGCACCGTAGGCCGCGGCCGAGCGCTATGCAGACGGACGGCCTGCCCTCACgctggtgcgcgcgctgcggcgccgtaTAGCACCGAACTCAGGGTACACCGAGGCTGTTGCCTCGTTCCAGGAGCTGGCGGCAGAGCTCCCGACCACTGCGGGCGTGCGCCGCGATCGCAGCGGTGAGCCGCGGATGGGCACCGACAACGTGCCGAGTAGCtccgtggaggcggtgcagcgctgcctgcaGCGTTTGTGCCAGCCCATTGTCTTTTATAgctgcgatgccgctgcgcccaTGACGTCAGCCGCCGGCATCTCCCCGAGCTTCACGACGATGCCGTCGACGCGAGCGCTCTTGGTGAAGCCGCACAGCCAGAGCAACTTTTACGCGATAGACCATGTCACCGctgtgcacctgctgcaggaggctgTGTGCGAGCGGGTCGTGTACAGTCGCTACGGCGTGCTCGGTGTGCGCATcatgaagctgctgctgcagcaccacttCCTTGAGGAGCGGACGCTGGCGGAGCAGTCCATCGCAACGTACGTCAAGGTTcgcgaggtgctgcaccAGATGTTCAAGGACGGCTTCCTGCTTCAGCAGGAGGTGCCGCGCACCTCGGCACTCGTCGAACGGTCCGCCAAGGCGAGTGTGTACCTCTGGGGGCTGAGCTGgagcgcgacgctgctgcctgtgGTGCGCGAGCGGCTCGCGAAAACGCTGACGATTGCGTGGGCGAAGCTCcgtgaggcgcagcagcattaACAGCAGTGCGGCTCACGCCGAGGAGATCGAGGCGCAGTGGCAGTATGGCATGTCGCGCAACATTCAGCAGGCACTGCAGGCCCAACGCGCTGTGACGGGGCTGCAGAGCTGCGTAATGTCACTcatgcgactgctgctgaTCGTTGATTTTTTTTAAAGGCGTGCGTCGCACAGCAGAGCGGCAGACGAACGCCGACGTGGTGGGCgtggcgtctctctctctctgtaccGTTTTTTTGGttggcgtgcgcgccagcggGACGGAGCGGTGCGGCCCGCACGCCGTccgtcgccgctcttctGTCCGTCTTGTGCACCCGCGCGCGTGGTGTGTTGTGCGTAGGCGTGTCGCCCGCTCTGGAGGCTGCGTGAAGCGATGAACAGAACGACTAACGAAACATGCGAAGGTTGTCGCGCACCGCGCATCTTACGTCCTgtccttctttctctctctgtgtgctttCCACCGCGTCTGTACGGCGGTGTTGCTCACTGAAGGCACCGCCTTCTCACAGGCGAAGgggagtgtgcgtgtgtgtgtgctgaaCCAATGAAACACCGATAAGtgggaggcggagggcgcATCGGCGTTGCCACCACCAGTGGCGGTGTATGCAGCCACGCATGTGGAGGACGCATAGGGTGGTGGAGTGGACGGACCCGCTCGCCGCTTCCCGCGCTTGTGATGGCCTCGTGGTATCTCACCGTCACCATCGCTCTTCgcccctctcgctttcttctcctctgtgaccgctgccgccgctcggGCGCACCGCCAACGCTTTCGTAGCCgttgcctcccccctccgaGCGGCTCACTTGGGGGTGGTGGCCACACCCGCGCACAGGCAGTTTTGATTTGTGGCGTTGCGTGGCGACGCAGAGGTGAGCTGAGCTCTCAGGCTGCGCCGTCTGGCATTCACTTGCGAGCGTCCGATGCACCGCTCAACGCGTCAACGACacgcgccgcccgccgctgccgggagAGCGGAGGATGCAACCGTGCCGTCGTCCCTCAAGAAAGAccctctgcctgtgtgcaaGAGGCGGGAGGCGGCCACACGCAGCGCACAGCTCACCGATCTGTTTGACAGTCTCTCAGCTGCGGATGccaaggcgctgcagagcacCCAGCTCGGTGAGGATTTTGCTGATGACTTCACTAATGAGGGCGCGGAAGGCCTTCTCTCGGCAACGCTGTTctcgcggcggccgccgctctcgACCTCAGCGCCTCCCGACCACGCTGCGAATGGTGTTAGCAGCTCGTCGACTGGTGAATTAGTTCTTCGAAGTGGCAGGGCTGCTGCACCCTCCACCAACAGCCATGACCTGCCACGCCCGTTTCACGAGCAGGCACTCGCCGTGCGGTCGGTGGAGGTCGCGGCCACTGAGATGCAGTCgacactgcagcagctgcaacacGACCTCGCCTTTCACGTCAAGAGACGCATCGAGGCAGAGCGCGAAGCGGGCGGCCACTTGGCCTCAGCTCCCCGACCCCGTCCATCAAGTGACTCGGAGTCCGTCACCCCACTGCGGGCTGAGAcgacggctgcgcagcagcgccgcatggcCGACCCGGATGTGCTCTCCGAAGCTGCCCGCATTCAGCgcgctcgcgccgccgcggccgatgAAGGTCTCTCCGACGATCAGTCCGTCGAGGACTACGGCGTCGACTgcgaggtgccgccgctgacttCGGACAGCCGCTTGGTGGACGAAGTGGCGGCCATAGCGGTGTGCATGGCGAAGATGAAGGAGTCCGCCAAAGTCATGTATGACACCGAGGCCACTGCGCCGAGCACGTCAACCGCGCCATGGTGGTCCTCTGCGCTGCACATGCGGGACATGAAGGCGTCCGCGGCCCGGCTTGACTACCATGCCCACACCGCATTGAACTGGTCGCACCGCTcgatggagcagctgctcttgCAAGCGGTCATGCTCAACAACGTGTCGgtgagcacgcgcacgcagctcctcgagcagcagcaacactgGCAGGAGTTCCAGACTCGACTTCGCGACGGCCAGCAGACCgtcacgcagctgcaggcggacATCGCCCGATACCAAGCGCGTGTGCAAGCTGAGATGGCGCGTCGTGCTGCcctgcaggaggagctgcgcctctgcgcgcAGGAGAGGGGCCTTGTTGACCCTGGCGAGCGCAACCCACTGAAGGcagagctggcgctgctgctcgaggagcGCGAGTGGCCCTCTCCTACGCTAAAGAAGGACGCGAGCGTTGTGCTGGACTGGCTGCGGTCCGTCTCGACTACTCTCGAGTGAGTCTCAATTcgtgcggcggtgcgagcagcgcggcaacgGGGAGGGAGTGCGGCTCTGTCTCTGTGGtcgtgatggtggtggtcgttGCGGCATCCGGCTACGCACACTTGCCccaggggggaggggccgcaCCCTCgtcctgctgcgcagctAACTCACCCGCTCCACCACATATGTGAGGCGCTCACCTTTTTACGCATTCTCTCCCACCCATGTACAGCTTCATGTTGCGCGGTGTGCGCTGCGTGCGATGCagcgcacagcaccgccatGCAACGTACCACGTCCCGGCACTGCGACATCTGTCTCCAACCCAACACAGCACACACCgcgccccctcttctctccatGACTCCAATaccggcgtgcgcgcaccgctTAAGGCCCGCCGCGTCCCTCGTCGGGTGTCACGGCAGACAGGAAGTCCTCTTTCCGGTTTCGGCTCCTGCGCCTGCCGCGAAGAAGTAAGggcaacacacacgcgcgctgttGGGGTTTTCCACACGTAtcgcccgccgccgtctctgcgTCGATGTGcctgacgccgctgcccgctGCCAAAACGCATCCCACCACAcactctcccttctctctctcggctgCCCCGTTCGGCTTCTGCAACCCTTCGCTTCGCCTCCGTGCGCTGCCCACCAAGGGAACGCCGCTTTCTCACGAGGACGTTGTGCTGCGTtccggctgcggctgcacacCACAGCGCGCCGCTCCCCGTCGACCCCCCGCTCACCCCACCCGTGCAACACGGAGAGCGGAAACACACAAAGTAAATGAGCGTCTCTTCGCCACTCGATGGCGGCGgagccggcggcaccgtAGTGCGGAGCTCTGCTACTCACagaggcgccagcgcgccggcgaacaccaccgccgccaccgccgagccGCACACCCCGTTGTTCACGGCTGCCGAGAAAGCAGAGTTCCAAGCAATCGAGGCGGAGTGCAACACCTTCCATGAGTACGAGCGGCAGTATCAAGAGGTGCTCATGACACTAGAGGGAGATGACGTCCTCGACAAGTTCCGCGCGGAGTACGAGGGCCTCCACAGCTCCTTGCTGCGCAGTCATGAGGGCGAGGGCCGGTTGCTGCGCAAGTGCAGAGACCTGCAGAGCGACATCGATGCCTgcgcggagaaggcggtTGCGGCCGCTGAGATGACTCTGGGCGATCGTGACACTATCGCCAACCTCAAGAGTGAGACGGAGCGCACCTCCCACAGGTTGACGGAGGTgcgggagaaggaggcgcagctgaaggagaCGATCGCCACGCTCAAGCGCGAGatcgcggtgcagcaggcgaaggcgcaggaTCCGATCGAGATGCcagagcaggaggcggcctTGCAGAGTCTACGGCGCCTCCATGAAACActgcagcgggaggaggagcagctgacgcagcagctgcgtagCACTTCTCTTGACATGGCCgccacgcagcggcgcatcgccGCACTCCTGAGCAGCAACTCCGGCAATGCCGCTGAGCTCCGTCTGGTACGCGAGGCCATCGCGCAgagtgaggaggaggtgcagagGGTGCTGCAGAGCAAGTCTATgaaggagcaggagctgcaggcggtgcgcgacACGATCGCCCGCCGTATCGCGTACTACACCGCTCAACAGCACACCCTCGAAGCGCTCGTCGAGGACCACGAGCGCAACgggcaggagctgcgcgacgtcAGGCAGGAAGAGGCGCGACTGACCGAAGAGTACCAGGGTGTCTGCCGCCAGCTGCAAAACGTCAACACGGCTCTGCAGGAGTGCAACGAGGAGAATGatctgtggcagcggcgcgtgtacgagagggcggcggagctgcatgCGCAGCAGGCCGAAGTCGCCTCCGTGCACAGGCGCTACGTCAAGGCGCAGAAGGTTGTCGAGGCTCTTCAGCGGCGCAACGCGGTTATGGAGGTGCAGAAATCGGAGCAGGTAGAGAAGCAGCtcgacgt
It encodes the following:
- a CDS encoding putative mitochondrial carrier protein yields the protein MSAKTAAAPSERSFVDRFLRSHAGAATAAGILEIAFFHPFDTTAKRLMANKGSIMRGSMGETAANLNMIVFKKHADAGFLRKVVYLYPGSLYATVYKVFQRVYKFAGQPLVRDFLSSNYRDGFKRYCGEAHKVMEDATAGCLIGLGEVFLLPLDRLKVLSQTNEAAMRSGLLPLLRQEGFRGMYAGTVVTMCRNAPGSFCLFGGTAFTKGYIFGLSDYRHATLFQNMCASTVGACVAIAISNPMDVVKTRVQQQTDAERRSGMTMATAMLKEEGVLSFFKGLTPKIIASAPKLIFAYTMTEYFFKVMNDSKKR